One Salarias fasciatus chromosome 9, fSalaFa1.1, whole genome shotgun sequence DNA segment encodes these proteins:
- the LOC115394755 gene encoding uncharacterized protein LOC115394755 has protein sequence MMEEAEDGIAVVGIGCNFPGGEGLDNFWKVLLEGKNCAVQIPKERFDVSSWYDPDDNKVGKSRTAKAALIDRYNEFDHRFFGISDKEVEQMDPQQKQLLQCVYRALENAGIPMEKASGTRTGVFFGIMNRDYETNAAYVHPSVINHWTGTGLAMSIAANRVSYIFNFTGPSLSIDCACSSSLVALHLACQSIKLGDSEMAVCGGVSCIIEPRVFVALSKARMISPDGTSKPFSRGADGYGRGEGCGVVLLKPLKKALRDRDNIWGVISKTAVNQDGHSVTPITKPSMTQQEELLRRVYSVSDLENVQYIEAHGTGTPAGDPTEAGSISNVIAKARPPGSKPLWVGSVKSNIGHTESAAGVAGLIKVLLMMKHKTIVPSVFYSDDSSSVDAKSLNIKIPQKTEKWKTSRVRTAGVNNFGFGGTNAHAIVTQHMQPCAEQKIDERQVNYFVTSASSLKSLSMTMEDTIKQLEADEEVHLQSLCYTSACRRSHQKHKFRKVIEASCVTDLKEKLRASVGKNVTPATLDSKLVFVFCGNGLTYHGMCKQLLEKESVFREKIAEISLCFQSLGSLNILKTLESETESSDFNNPDVIQPLLFVVQVGISTLLKHWGVKPDAVLGHSVGEVAAAHCSGLLSLEDAVKVIYFRSTLQRKVTGGMMLVVSNMPVSEVSSFLPPYAGKVCVAAFNSPHSCTLSGDASAIENLHEELSNSAIGPNLFLRLLDVPTAYHSHMMDPILSDIEKAIGSLHMNELNAELFSTVTGKEVQQGDFCTGEYWARNIREPVAFEQALRLVANDKRSLVFVEIGPRRALQRNIMETLGNGTAVLASVLPKKDHESVRSVVPQLFELGAPVDWNTFYRGYETMPLSFPRYQFDCSHRDVIIGAAQKNTQSDHPVLHQTGSGSNIFTCDLKSESSSYLTEHKYNGIPIIPGAFYAEVGLAAFMAAAKPKVPLNSVQLSVSFHNPFVLSQKSPELKVQLEQEDQETRFMILSSSAVYASGTVVLNEERLLEESCISLTSIQKRCTSVVNLKEFYGYLSQGGFQYGDVFQNKADIHYGEELKEAFAPISVPEELMSQFYDYHIHPVVLDYLMQLLPVTVEHIFAGRPGFPAKIGSLKVFEPLQKEMIVYLRATDVGTDHFEVCGCFVDSKGRVLVEVKHVMIKYLGSPSHVVEEYFYHNVYSVIPGFSPAPPPKALVFCDPIGIAQGLQQHLDSNSRYVSFTHAKHILSSGFPSLLENLNITDIENNFDEVLFLWGKENLTSHGADVVLQNLTSCCEVFRQIVLHLKQIHFPNSIRAVTYCSSDITVDHINPGFALAGMTRSFAAEIPELSFQLIDISTVSAKDIEALSEVLRSYPCSSYPELVVKDGQILKPSVVRTPPETTDSSEGHYNSSMPETCVFQTNDAYNITQLSAIRFELDAKEMSETLVEIQPRKLCVHTFDYFPVSSSHLKFGQTLYWNKHSSQKHKLLALDFSGTVTAVGTDVRKLKVGDHVAVCYPVVATSKVRVPEDVCYRTKRFPYLEKTPNVSHFVLAFEIVRQALPRAKHNLGILCSVHNSALVEVLACACTKSGWNVTVGTQCNDSFVDVRHMKACVILPPLDESLAAKVSTFPGIQHVVIVCECPTEGVKTQEVIQNFKGSVHVHTIQVSDIFKEGYLRAHKPHIQHWLRSLNFDRKFALRNFTFQCEKSGSRCLDSEKPQSYFCAKTLAVVTLEKGDGQKLSAIPLMPTNTLLFRKRAVYIVSGGLSGLGFETVKFISQRGGEYIVILSRSKPKPDVQQEILNMEKQCGNSITSMECDISVSEHVHKVISAINLKFPGCPIRGVFHSAVVLRDGLIETLDRSLYEEVFRPKVNGVLNLHHATQKCKLDYFVCYSSISAFLGNSSQTNYAAANAFLDLFCQYRRKLGLPGQSINWGALNLGLLLNKEHFQRFLEAKGMMVLDVPEVHKSLEQCLVLNRPQQAVCRFHFRNIRYNILSQNRALTMRLSALVEEAFQKSKAMECEDIKADVVSPKLYVISLLSETIGLDQSELGDDTNLSSLGIDSMQAMTLQNLIFQERGVNVPLVKLLDPDATISTVISMLSEAAQGVHDSEMEEFPPAEDRNVLSTRF, from the exons ATGATGGAAGAAGCTGAAGATGGTATTGCTGTGGTGGGAATTGGATGTAACTTTCCAGGAG GGGAGGGGCTCGACAACTTCTGGAAGGTTCTACTGGAGGGGAAGAACTGCGCTGTGCAAATTCCCAAAGAGAGGTTTGATGTATCCAGCTGGTATGACCCAGATGACAACAAGGTGGGAAAATCCCGCACAGCCAAGGCTGCCCTCATTGATAG GTACAATGAGTTTGACCACAGGTTTTTCGGTATTAGTGACAAGGAAGTGGAACAAATGGATCCCCAACAAAAACAGCTCCTGCAGTGTGTATACCGGGCTTTAGAGAATGCAGGCATTCCTATGGAGAAGGCCAGCGGAACAAGGACAGGAGTGTTTTTTG GCATAATGAACAGAGATTATGAAACAAACGCAGCATATGTACATCCAAGTGTGATCAACCACTGGACAGGCACAGGGCTCGCTATGAGCATTGCAGCAAACAGAGTCTCCTACATCTTCAACTTTACTGGACCCTCGCTGTCCATAGACTGTGCCTGTTCATCATCTCTTGTTGCGCTGCATCTTGCCTGCCAATCCATTAAACTCG GTGACTCTGAGATGGCTGTATGTGGAGGAGTCAGCTGCATTATTGAGCCAAGAGTATTTGTTGCACTCAGCAAGGCCAGGATGATCTCCCCTGATGGAACCAGCAAACCTTTCTCCAGAGGAGCAGATGGCTACGGCAGAGGGGAGGGCTGTGGGGTTGTTCTCCTGAAGCCCCTTAAAAAG GCTCTCCGAGACCGTGATAATATCTGGGGTGTCATCAGTAAAACAGCAGTAAACCAAGATGGACACTCTGTCACTCCAATCACCAAACCCTCCATGACACAacaagaggagctgctcagaaGGGTCTATTCAGTTTCCGACCTGGAAAATGTCCAGTACATAGAAGCACACGGGACAGGAACTCCAGCTGGAGACCCAACAGAGGCAGGGAGCATTTCAAATGTCATTGCTAAAGCCAGACCCCCTGGTTCAAAGCCACTGTGGGTTGGCTCTGTGAAGAGCAACATTGGACACACTGAATCTGCAGCTGGAGTGGCCGGACTCATCAAGGTTCTCCTGATGATGAAGCATAAGACCATTGTTCCCTCAGTTTTCTACTCTGATGACAGTTCCAGTGTAGATGCCAAATCCTTGAACATCAAAATTcctcaaaaaacagaaaagtggaaaacaaGTAGAGTAAGAACTGCTGGAGTGAACAACTTTGGCTTTGGGGGGACAAACGCACACGCCATTGTCACACAGCACATGCAACCATGTGCTGAGCAAAAAATTGATGAAAGACAAGTGAACTACTTTGTCACATCAGCCAGTTCATTGAAATCCCTTTCTATGACTATGGAAGACACCATcaaacagctggaggcagaTGAGGAAGTTCACCTGCAGTCATTGTGTTACACATCAGCCTGCAGGAGAAGCCACCAAAAGCATAAATTCAGAAAAGTCATTGAGGCATCATGTGTTACTGACCTTAAAGAGAAACTGAGAGCTTCTGTTGGAAAAAATGTCACCCCAGCCACCTTAGATTCCAAGTTGGTTTTTGTGTTCTGCGGTAACGGTCTCACTTACCACGGTATGTGCAAGCAGCTCCTGGAAAAAGAGTCTGTGTTCAGAGAAAAGATCGCTGAGATATCCCTGTGTTTCCAAAGTCTGGGCAGTCTTAACATTCTGAAGACACTTGAGAGTGAGACTGAGAGTAGTGACTTCAACAATCCAGATGTTATTCAGCCTCTTCTCTTTGTCGTCCAGGTGGGGATTTCCACCTTACTGAAGCACTGGGGGGTGAAGCCTGATGCAGTTCTTGGACACTCTGTTGGTGAAGTTGCAGCTGCTCACTGTTCTGGCCTCTTGTCACTTGAAGATGCAGTGAAAGTCATATATTTCCGGAGCACTCTCCAGAGGAAAGTCACAGGAGGGATGATGCTTGTGGTCAGCAACATGCCTGTTTCAGAGGTAtcatcttttcttcctccctACGCTGGTAAAGTTTGTGTCGCTGCTTTCAACAGTCCTCATTCTTGCACCCTTTCTGGTGACGCAAGTGCAATTGAGAACCTCCACGAGGAGCTCAGTAACTCAGCTATTGGTCCAAATCTGTTCCTCCGCCTGCTTGATGTTCCCACTGCCTACCACAGCCACATGATGGACCCGATCCTATCAGATATTGAAAAGGCAATTGGCTCCTTGCACATGAATGAGCTTAACGCAGAGTTGTTTTCAACAGTAACAGGCAAGGAAGTTCAGCAGGGAGATTTCTGCACAGGCGAGTACTGGGCCCGAAACATTCGTGAGCCAGTGGCTTTTGAGCAGGCATTGAGATTAGTAGCTAATGATAAGAGGAGCTTAGTCTTTGTGGAGATAGGGCCAAGAAGGGCACTGCAAAGAAACATCATGGAAACTCTGGGAAATGGCACAGCTGTTCTTGCCTCTGTGTTGCCAAAGAAAGATCATGAATCAGTCAGGTCTGTTGTTCCTCAACTTTTTGAACTCGGTGCTCCAGTAGACTGGAACACTTTCTACCGGGGCTATGAGACGATGCCACTGTCTTTCCCACGATACCAGTTTGATTGTTCACACAGAGATGTTATCATTGGAGCAGcacagaaaaatacacaaagtgaCCACCCAGTGCTccatcagacaggaagtggaagcaaCATTTTCACCTGTGATCTGAAGTCCGAATCCTCTTCCTACTTGACAGAGCACAAGTACAATGGGATACCCATCATCCCTGGTGCTTTCTATGCTGAGGTGGGTTTAGCTGCATTCATGGCAGCTGCAAAACCAAAAGTGCCCCTCAATTCTGTCCAGCTGAGTGTCAGTTTTCACAACCCATTTGTGTTGAGTCAGAAATCACCTGAACTTAAAGTGCAACTTGAACAAGAAGACCAAGAAACCAGATTCATGATACTTTCCTCTTCTGCTGTGTATGCATCAGGCACTGTTGTTTTGAATGAAGAGAGGCTGCTTGAGGAGTCATGCATTTCACTGACCTCCATCCAGAAACGATGTACATCTGTTGTGAACCTTAAGGAGTTCTATGGCTATCTCTCTCAGGGGGGCTTCCAATATGGGGATGTATTCCAAAATAAAGCAGACATACATTATGGGGAAGAACTGAAGGAGGCTTTTGCACCCATCTCAGTCCCTGAGGAACTGATGTCTCAATTCTATGATTACCACATTCATCCCGTTGTGTTGGATTATCTGATGCAGCTTCTTCCAGTTACAGTTGAACACATCTTTGCTGGTAGACCAGGATTTCCTGCCAAAATAGGAAGTCTGAAAGTGTTTGAACCCTTGCAAAAGGAGATGATTGTTTATTTGCGAGCCACTGATGTGGGCACTGATCACTTTGAGGTCTGTGGCTGCTTTGTAGACAGTAAGGGGAGAGTGTTGGTTGAGGTTAAGCATGTGATGATCAAATACCTTGGCAGCCCCTCTCATGTTGTTGAGGAGTATTTCTACCACAATGTCTACAGTGTAATCCCTGGTTtcagtcctgctcctcctccaaaGGCCCTGGTCTTCTGTGACCCTATTGGGATTGCTCAAGGTTTGCAACAGCATCTGGACTCGAATTCCAGATATGTATcattcacacatgcaaaacacattttgagcAGTGGGTTTCCTTCTCTGTTGGAAAATCTCAACATCACAGATATTGAGAACAACTTTGATGAGGTCTTGTTTCTCTGGGGCAAAGAAAACCTCACTTCACATGGTGCCGATGTTGTTCTTCAGAACTTGACAAGCTGCTGTGAGGTTTTCCGACAAATTGTCCTTCACCTGAAACAAATCCATTTCCCAAACTCAATTAGAGCAGTAACATATTGTTCATCTGATATCACCGTAGACCACATAAATCCAGGTTTTGCTCTGGCTGGGATGACAAGATCTTTCGCTGCGGAGATACCAGAGCTTTCTTTTCAGCTCATTGATATAAGCACTGTCTCTGCCAAGGACATCGAGGCACTGTCTGAGGTCCTCAGGTCATATCCTTGCAGCAGCTACCCAGAGTTAGTGGTAAAAGATGGGCAGATATTGAAGCCTTCTGTTGTCCGTACCCCTCCAGAAACTACTGACAGTTCAGAGGGCCATTACAACTCTTCAATGCCTGAAACATGTGTCTTTCAAACAAATGATGCATACAATATAACTCAACTCAGTGCCATTCGCTTTGAACTAGATGCCAAGGAAATGAGTGAGACATTGGTGGAAATCCAACCAAGGAAACTGTGTGTCCATACATTTGATTATTTCCCTGTCAGTTCCTCACATCTAAAATTTGGTCAGACATTGTACTGGAACAAGCATTCATCTcagaaacacaagctgcttGCTCTTGACTTCAGTGGGACTGTTACGGCAGTGGGAACAGATGTAAGGAAACTGAAAGTAGGAGACCATGTTGCTGTATGTTATCCTGTGGTGGCTACTAGTAAGGTGAGAGTCCCAGAAGATGTTTGTTACCGCACCAAAAGGTTCCCATATCTTGAGAAAACACCAAATGTTTCCCACTTTGTCCTCGCATTCGAGATTGTTCGTCAAGCATTGCCAAGAGCCAAACATAATTTAGGGATCCTTTGCTCAGTGCATAATTCTGCTCTGGTGGAGGTTTTGGCGTGTGCTTGTACCAAATCTGGCTGGAATGTAACAGTTGGCACACAATGCAATGACTCTTTCGTCGATGTCAGGCACATGAAAGCATGCGTCATCTTGCCTCCACTGGATGAATCCCTGGCTGCTAAGGTTTCAACATTTCCAGGCATTCAACATGTTGTGATCGTCTGTGAATGTCCAACGGAGGGTGTGAAAACTCAGGAAGTGATTCAAAACTTTAAGGGCAGTGTTCATGTACACACAATCCAGGTGTCAGATATTTTCAAAGAGGGATACCTGAGAGCACACAAGCCACACATTCAACACTGGTTGAGGTCCCTGAATTTCGACAGGAAGTTTGCACTTCGAAACTTcacttttcagtgtgaaaagtcTGGAAGCAGATGCCTTGATTCAGAGAAACCACAGTCATACTTTTGCGCAAAGACACTGGCTGTAGTGACTCTGGAAAAGGGTGATGGCCAGAAGCTGTCTGCCATTCCACTGATGCcaacaaacacactgctttTTCGAAAGAGAGCCGTGTATATAGTCTCAGGAGGTCTTTCAGGTTTGGGCTTTGAAACTGTAAAGTTCATTTCTCAAAGAGGCGGTGAGTACATAGTAATACTCTCAAGGAGCAAACCAAAACCTGATGTACAGCAAGAGATACTCAATATGGAGAAACAGTGTGGCAACAGCATCACCAGCATGGAGTGTGACATATCTGTTTCTGAGCATGTGCACAAGGTTATTTCTGCCATCAACCTCAAGTTTCCCGGTTGTCCGATTAGGGGGGTGTTTCACAGTGCAGTTGTCTTGCGTGACGGGCTGATTGAAACTCTTGACAGATCTCTGTACGAGGAGGTTTTTAGACCCAAAGTCAATGGTGTCCTGAATCTGCATCATGCAACGCAGAAGTGCAAGTTGGACTATTTTGTGTGCTActcctccatctctgcttttCTGGGAAATTCATCCCAAACAAACTATGCAGCAGCCAATGCTTTTCTAGACCTGTTTTGTCAGTACAGGCGCAAGCTTGGGCTGCCTGGACAGTCTATCAACTGGGGTGCCCTGAACCTTGGCTTGCTTTTGAACAAAGAACATTTCCAGCGATTTCTGGAGGCAAAAGGCATGATGGTTTTAGATGTGCCTGAAGTTCATAAAAGCTTGGAGCAATGTCTTGTGCTCAACCGACCCCAACAAGCTGTGTGcaggtttcatttcagaaacatcCGCTACAACATCCTTTCTCAAAATAGGGCCTTGACAATGCGTCTGTCAGCATTAGTTGAGGAAGCTTTCCAAAAATCCAAAGCGATGGAGTGTGAAGATATAAAAGCTGATGTTGTCTCACCAAAACTCTATGTGATCTCTCTGCTAAGTGAGACCATAGGCCTGGATCAGAGTGAGCTGGGAGATGACACAAATCTGTCCTCCTTGGGCATTGACTCCATGCAGGCCATGACTCTGCAAAATCTGATCTTTCAGGAGAGAGGTGTGAATGTGCCTTTGGTGAAACTATTGGATCCTGATGCCACAATATCAACAGTGATCAGCATGCTGAGTGAAGCAGCTCAGGGTGTGCATGACAGTGAAATGGAAGagtttcctccagctgaagaCAGAAATGTTCTCTCCACCAGATTTTAA